The genomic window CAGCTGCGCGGTGATGCGGGTGAGCAGCTGTGAGGTGGTGTCGAGGGGCAGCGGGTTCGGGGCCAGGGACTCGTGAGGGTGTGCCGACTCCGTCATGAACCGATCCTGGCCGCCGGACGTTGCCATGTCGTTGCACAGGGGTGACGGGTGTTTTCCGCGGTCTCACCGCCCCGTCGGCGGCGCTGTCAGCTCCCCTCCCTCACCCGAGTCGGTCCGCGAGCCAGACCCGCAGCGTCCCGCCGGGTACACAGCCCTGGTCGGCCGCCGCGGCCAGGGAGTCGCCGGACTCGTAGCCGACGACCGGGATGCCGGGCCAGACGCGGGCGACAGTGGCGAGGCAGCCGGCCCAGGCGCGGTCGAGCCCGGTGGCGGAGCGGGAGGATCCGGAACGGGAAGATCCGGAATCGGAGCCGGGATCGGAGCCGGAGTCACGGCCGGAACCGGAGCCGGAGCCGGAGCGGGACCCGGAATCGGAGCCGGAGTCAGGGCCGGAATCAGGGCCGGTGGCGAAGAGGTTGGAGATGCCGATGACCGACCCGCTGCGGCTCACCACCGCTCCGGCGACGATGCGCGTGCCCCGGTCGGCCGTGGCCGCGAGGACCGTGGTGGCGCGGTCGGCGAGGAGTTCGGGGCGGAAGAGCCCCGTCAGGCTCTCGTCGCCGCCGGACCACGCGGCCTCCCATGCGGCCAGGTCCCGGACCGCGCGGACCGGCCGCCAGACGACGCCGTCCGGGGCGACGGGGGCCGCGAGGGCCGCCGGGCGGTGGATCCAACGCGCCTCGAAGAGCACGTCGAACCCCTCCGCCGACAGATCCAGGTGCCCGAAGCTGTCCTTGACCGAGCAGCCGGGCGTCTCGCGGTCGATCCCGTCCAGCACCTCGCGGGCCGTGGCGAGCGGCGACAGGGTCACGGCGTCCGGGTAGAGCGGCGGGGTGCGCCGCTCGCTGGTCCAGGCCCGCTCGCCGAAGATCCCCGGGCTCCCGTGCGCGCGGCACATGGTGTCGCACCATTCGGCGTTGTTCCTGGCAGACGCAGTGATCATGGACTAATGATGCCGGACGGCCGGCATGTGACGGATCACTTCCGGGTGCAGGTGCTGAACCGTTGCGCCTCCGGAAGCGTCGGACGTGGTGGGACGCGTCGACCGGACGCGCCAACCGGACCAGGGGGCTCGGCACATGCAGGTGGGGAAACGGAGGCGGGCACGCGTACGGCGCGCGGGCGTACAGGTACGCGCACGGGCCCGCCGGCTCACGGCGCTACCGCGGACCCGGCGGCTCACGGTCCTGCCGCGGACCCGGCGCGGGCAGCGGCGGGCCGTTCAGGCGCTCATGCTCGGCGCCGTGCTCGCCCTGGCGCCGGCGACCTGGATGCACGCCGCCGCCGACAGCCGCATCCGGACCGTCGCCGACGTGCCCGCACGCGATGTCGCCGTCGTCTTCGGCGCCGGGCTGTGGAAGGGCAGGCCGACCCCGTACCTCGCGCACCGGCTCGACGCGGCCGCCGAGCTGTACCGGACCGGGAAGGTCAAGGTCGTCCTCGTCACCGGTGACAACAGCCGCGCCGAGTACGACGAGCCGGACGCCATGCGCACGTACCTCACCGATCGCGGGGTGCCGGACGGGCGGATCGTCAGCGACTACGCCGGCTTCGACACCTGGGACTCGTGCGTACGCGCC from Streptomyces formicae includes these protein-coding regions:
- a CDS encoding SanA/YdcF family protein, which gives rise to MLGAVLALAPATWMHAAADSRIRTVADVPARDVAVVFGAGLWKGRPTPYLAHRLDAAAELYRTGKVKVVLVTGDNSRAEYDEPDAMRTYLTDRGVPDGRIVSDYAGFDTWDSCVRAKKIFGVDRAVLVTQGFHIKRAIALCDAAGVEAYGVGVAEPHDATWYYGGTREVFAAGKAALDAAFEPDPRFLGRQEPGVTEALASAGAP